From Chitinophagaceae bacterium:
TAGTTTTTTTCCGCGTGCTTGAGTCTTATCACCAACCACTTATCAGTTTCCCAGCCGTGGTTGAGTGTTATCACCAATCACTTATCAAATTATTTTTTCAATATCTTTTCTGTCACAAAATATTTGTTGTCAAAAACAAATGTAATAAAATATTTTCCCGGAGAATGTTTTCTGTCAAACTCAATATCAACTATATTAATTCCGGTATTGAAAATTTCGTTTGAGGTCTCCAGGACAATTTTTCCTTGGCTGTTACTGATAAAATAACTTGCTTTAACCGGATGGTCAGCATTAAATTTTACTGAAAATGAATTGTTAAATGGGTTAGGAAAAAGTGTCAAATCATAAGGATTTTTTCCGTCAATTATAAATTCATTTACAGAAAGGGGGGAAGCTGTAAGCCAAACTTCATAAATAGTATTATCAGCACTAGTCGTACTAGTTTGATTATTTGAAAATGGATTTAATGATGGACTAGTTATTCCACCAAAAATATGGCCAACCAAAAATGTTGTTTGGTTAATTTCATTGGTTTTAAACACTTTGTTCGAATAGTGAGGTAAGTTTAAATTAGGAATGAACTCAGCACTTGAACCTTTTAAACCCGGCATTTCAATTGGCATGAGATATTCAGTAAGAATACCATTTGCATCTCTACTTAGCCGACTGATTGTTTTAACAAAAGGCACTAAATCATCTTGAATTAAATTGCCGTTTTCATAATAATATTGGCTCATACCTCCAAAGAAAATTGAATGCATATTATTATCAATACTATCATACATAGACAACACGGGGCTGTGATAGTTGCTTAAATATTGGTTGAATGTTGTAATTGGAGTATATCCATTGGCGGTAATATCAACAGGATATAAAAAAGGCAAGTTTGCATTGATTTGAAACACTCCTGATGAAATAGTAAGTCCTTGCTCTCTATTTGGAAAAATTTGAGGTAAAAGGTTATAATCTCTTCTTCT
This genomic window contains:
- a CDS encoding T9SS C-terminal target domain-containing protein, which gives rise to MSKIIIVLLITVSLNAPGQSNFNYELSLVPVSVTNLPGLHSYAYAQYEGKWLIIGGRKDGLHARQPFNAFPASQNNTNIFVVDVQNDQLWTASVDSLPTGLKEQLQSTNMNFYQDGDSLYIIGGYGFSPTANNHITYPYLTSVNVSGLMNAIQLNQPISLFFKQIQDDIFAVTGGHLKKLNKQFYLVGGHRFDGRYNPMGNPTFTQAYTNQIRIFSINNSGSQLSYNNYSAITDAVHLRRRDYNLLPQIFPNREQGLTISSGVFQINANLPFLYPVDITANGYTPITTFNQYLSNYHSPVLSMYDSIDNNMHSIFFGGMSQYYYENGNLIQDDLVPFVKTISRLSRDANGILTEYLMPIEMPGLKGSSAEFIPNLNLPHYSNKVFKTNEINQTTFLVGHIFGGITSPSLNPFSNNQTSTTSADNTIYEVWLTASPLSVNEFIIDGKNPYDLTLFPNPFNNSFSVKFNADHPVKASYFISNSQGKIVLETSNEIFNTGINIVDIEFDRKHSPGKYFITFVFDNKYFVTEKILKK